In a genomic window of Streptomyces katrae:
- a CDS encoding ATP-binding protein: MTPPPTRQGDVTVRAFAQRFSSTPLGARLARHLALHQLHGWGIPYGSEASDITAQLVAELAANSVTHGRVPGRDFELRLALTDGTLRVEVSDTRGERRPPHPRELPEPRPLADSGRGLFLVEALADRWEVLDRVPIGKTVRAELDLTR, encoded by the coding sequence ATGACACCTCCCCCCACCCGCCAAGGCGATGTCACCGTACGTGCGTTCGCCCAACGCTTCAGCTCCACCCCGCTCGGCGCCCGCCTGGCCCGTCATCTCGCGCTCCATCAGCTGCACGGCTGGGGCATCCCGTACGGCTCGGAGGCCTCCGACATCACCGCCCAACTCGTCGCCGAGCTGGCCGCCAACTCCGTGACGCACGGCCGGGTACCCGGCCGGGACTTCGAGCTGCGGCTCGCGCTCACCGACGGCACCCTCCGCGTCGAGGTCTCGGACACCCGTGGCGAGCGTCGGCCGCCCCACCCCCGCGAGCTCCCCGAGCCCCGGCCCCTCGCCGACTCGGGCCGCGGGTTGTTCCTCGTAGAGGCGCTGGCCGATCGGTGGGAGGTGCTGGACCGGGTACCCATCGGCAAGACCGTGCGGGCGGAGCTCGACCTGACGCGCTGA
- a CDS encoding DEAD/DEAH box helicase, translated as MRPTLAAEQVRGSLSQYLATTYALADEGTRRALESFLGDPDDGIFRGPYLRIRTPFRSAANDDWQRHLQWWPRGFRPHRHQEQAWERLSTLHGPARPTLVTTGTGSGKTESFLVPLLDHCRRERAAGREGVKAVLLYPMNALATDQAHRINDYLADEKDARLREAGVQAALYVGDKPSREFKQANPRIVVERDEIRRTRPDILITNYKMLDLLLQRPEDHRLWQGSALAYVVLDEFHTYDGAQGTDVAMLLRRLGAVAGLNEPGRPLGPVCPVATSATLGENGAGGAERTAMLDVAEQVFGVPFTLDAVIAEDRRTAQEFAGESDFTLPFPAPHDVVALGDPTRDPHAMDQLVSAFTGEAGLSPAELGARLRRHRLTAAVLEILDGSPKTLAEVMEILPRYAYHWGMAAQRQPTVAAQALARYVALLSVARDPEDPRRPLLSIEVHHWVRSVSRVLRGISGARAEFRWDDERVTSAGKLARTSGESGGAADDEAPAPADDSAPPPAQVFLPAVFCRECGKSGWAAFSPEADPAELDLNAAKIRRASVGRDKRRVRNMIAASGQQAHEAAFAQEKPRGGPTVMVLDGVSGRLRPLSPEKDFEEPVEEGGPRPAKALHNAAFVVTDLGSDRAAQGDQCPACRTFNSIRYLGTGLAALAAASITQLFTGGELDKNLKENKTLLFSDSVQDAAHRAGYVASRSYTFSFRSLLASRIDEEQSIALSDLAADLIADVVDSSAVRAAVIPPDLHVFKGVDTLLAGRSRGSRATWELIAQRLAFAAVMEFGLRSRQGRTLELTRTVAADVPLEDPDAVADLVRELLHTTPGEIALPDGSVPGPDQFVGYVRGLLERLRTRGAIRHAWLDPWIDQAGVRRWPVWGGRTPGMPAFPPGVSAPSFLLGSPKQGSEDFDVLTGRLGWYQDWTRRALGLRPDAANDFLVRLLPSLAEAGVLSARTAQDGATRVYGLQPGHIQVRKLSDDAVADATARCPVCSWEQTIDPELADHWHAQPCPRYRCGGHLRTGRDIESGVRQRDFTDDFYRRMYRDAGVFTINTAEHTGTLDRPKREAVEKAFRDGIDVHYANPQVLSCTPTLELGIDIGDLSAVVLASLPKGPANYAQRVGRAGRSTGNAYLLTMVDRGPRDRYYLDDPRQMIAGDIQPPGCYLSAVEILRRQYLAHLLDLAAAGRLTLPGGGAAVPVLPLPHQATQLFGQSAWLSEFTAAALDGGARLVEEFLELFPPHDEARGTGVSPQAADALRTYATSGIAGKLDEAREQWESRRREMQRRVDAIDKAHGLLVAGDPEHERQGRELRAERRAVTRRSAEISRGTAHGALVDLGLLPNYSLVDTPTELEATLSWTEKGEGGPDAYESRVLRYERPARLALTDFAPGNHYYVQGYKHRITGVDIGSARRPAWLWWRICPDCGHARTHQAQQDSSACPRCASPAIGDVGCLHRVLVPHRVHSRDQRDDVRVRDDSDERERRHYTVVPAVDIPRDAIDQAWKHKQATFGWEFTRQAVIRHLNVGASRAENGPDDAFAGRRVRLNPFWVCESCGYADPDGGPVADHDALVPVKASKYHRPWCPRLRDGLSESDPQQQGVKILLAHELRTEALRILIPAVTAHTQERLASFKAVLLAGIARSYGGDPDHLSIVADSMPDAGNIDGDTRRHFLVLFDTLPGGTGYLDRLAGGDGLREVLTRARQVIESCVCRAEGRPACHRCLLRYVADSEYELVSREHALDMLGELLGQAGEAWSAEPVGTTQDITLVHQVESELEALFRRGLLEWAEKADEVSVRTAITPDGEHDTTLRFTAPDGTVEGWRMETQPDLGFTRPDVVFRSLDDERRRVAVYLDGYRYHASPECNRIADDAVKRTRLRSELGWQVFQLTWDDVQAWTGQRRAPADPVWMPYQNTAQKTAMDVHRRMHGGDTRDLTRFVWVNPVETLVGYLTTPEADLWRRRAQSALAGFAAVSATSRALADGSGIGEKIGEALGGRRLSGGQGAVQVMATKDAGGCPLVIALDLRKGQTAAVWTALTVLDDRPATIEADEKTHRRRWQAWLYWTNLLQFLNEGEGDGVQLAGSALPGFAPMELAVTGGAGWLTSQRRAHEPAGTGGETVGGESPAGDAAAVVRDPAWDEVIAYLVDDPGLPELAGALADLGVPVPQAGFELGAAAWPAELAWPAHRIGVVLAHQPDSDGTPDQDALERDRAYAQAGWMVRPATAWTAEELAQALAGSPDGSHQQPNERHDEENDR; from the coding sequence GTGCGACCGACTCTCGCCGCCGAGCAGGTACGGGGCAGTCTGAGCCAGTACCTGGCGACGACGTACGCGCTGGCGGACGAAGGCACCCGGCGGGCGCTGGAGAGCTTCCTCGGCGACCCGGACGACGGGATCTTCCGCGGGCCGTACCTGCGCATCCGCACGCCCTTCCGGTCGGCGGCGAACGACGACTGGCAGCGGCACCTTCAGTGGTGGCCGAGGGGTTTCCGCCCGCACCGGCACCAGGAGCAGGCATGGGAGCGGCTCTCCACCCTGCACGGCCCGGCCCGGCCCACGCTGGTGACCACGGGTACCGGCTCCGGCAAGACAGAGTCCTTCTTGGTGCCGCTGCTCGACCACTGCCGCCGGGAGCGCGCGGCCGGGCGGGAGGGCGTGAAAGCCGTCCTGCTGTACCCGATGAACGCGCTCGCCACCGACCAGGCGCACCGCATCAACGACTACCTGGCCGACGAGAAGGACGCCCGGCTGAGGGAGGCCGGTGTACAGGCCGCCCTGTATGTGGGCGACAAGCCCTCGCGGGAGTTCAAGCAGGCCAACCCGCGGATCGTGGTCGAGCGGGACGAGATCCGGCGGACCCGGCCGGACATCCTGATCACCAATTACAAGATGCTGGACCTGCTGCTCCAGCGGCCCGAGGACCACCGGCTGTGGCAGGGCTCCGCCCTCGCCTATGTGGTACTGGACGAGTTCCACACGTACGACGGCGCCCAGGGCACGGATGTGGCGATGCTGCTGCGGCGCCTCGGGGCGGTAGCGGGGCTGAACGAGCCCGGGCGCCCGCTCGGGCCGGTCTGCCCCGTCGCGACCTCGGCCACCCTCGGCGAGAACGGAGCCGGCGGCGCTGAGCGCACTGCCATGCTCGACGTTGCCGAACAGGTCTTCGGGGTCCCCTTCACGCTGGACGCCGTCATCGCCGAGGACCGGCGCACTGCCCAGGAGTTCGCCGGGGAATCCGACTTCACGCTGCCGTTCCCCGCTCCGCACGACGTGGTCGCGCTCGGCGACCCCACGCGGGACCCGCACGCGATGGACCAGCTCGTCTCCGCCTTCACGGGGGAGGCCGGGCTCTCGCCTGCGGAACTCGGGGCGCGGCTGCGGCGGCACCGGCTCACCGCCGCGGTGCTGGAGATCCTCGACGGCAGCCCGAAGACCCTCGCCGAAGTGATGGAGATCCTGCCGAGGTACGCCTACCACTGGGGCATGGCTGCGCAGCGGCAGCCCACCGTGGCCGCCCAGGCGCTCGCCCGCTACGTCGCACTCCTGTCCGTCGCCCGCGACCCCGAAGATCCGCGGCGCCCCCTGCTGTCCATCGAGGTGCACCACTGGGTGCGCTCCGTCTCACGGGTGCTGCGCGGCATCAGCGGGGCGCGGGCCGAGTTCCGCTGGGACGACGAAAGGGTGACCTCTGCCGGGAAGCTTGCCCGCACATCGGGAGAGAGCGGCGGCGCTGCGGACGACGAGGCGCCCGCACCCGCCGACGACAGCGCTCCACCGCCGGCCCAGGTGTTCCTCCCGGCCGTCTTCTGCCGCGAGTGCGGGAAGTCCGGCTGGGCCGCGTTCTCACCGGAGGCCGACCCGGCCGAACTCGACCTGAACGCGGCGAAGATCCGGCGTGCCTCGGTCGGGCGGGACAAGCGCCGGGTCCGCAATATGATCGCGGCCAGTGGGCAGCAGGCGCACGAAGCCGCCTTCGCCCAGGAGAAGCCGCGCGGCGGGCCGACCGTGATGGTGCTGGACGGCGTCAGCGGGCGGCTGCGGCCGCTCTCACCCGAGAAGGATTTCGAGGAGCCTGTCGAGGAAGGCGGGCCGCGCCCGGCGAAGGCCCTGCACAACGCGGCGTTCGTGGTCACCGATCTCGGCAGCGACCGGGCCGCCCAGGGCGATCAGTGTCCCGCCTGCCGGACCTTCAACTCGATCCGCTACCTCGGTACCGGCCTCGCCGCGCTCGCGGCGGCCTCGATCACCCAGCTGTTCACCGGCGGGGAACTGGACAAGAACCTCAAGGAGAACAAGACGCTCCTGTTCAGCGACTCGGTCCAGGACGCCGCCCACCGCGCCGGCTACGTCGCCAGCCGCTCGTACACCTTCTCCTTCCGCTCGCTCCTGGCCAGCCGCATCGACGAAGAGCAGTCCATCGCGCTGAGCGATCTCGCGGCGGACCTCATCGCCGACGTTGTCGACAGCAGTGCCGTGCGGGCTGCCGTCATCCCGCCGGACCTGCACGTCTTCAAGGGTGTCGACACCCTGCTCGCGGGGCGCAGCCGCGGCTCGCGGGCCACGTGGGAGCTCATCGCGCAGCGGCTGGCGTTCGCGGCCGTCATGGAGTTCGGCCTCAGATCCCGGCAGGGCCGCACCTTGGAGCTGACCCGGACCGTGGCGGCGGATGTCCCGCTGGAGGACCCGGACGCGGTCGCCGACCTGGTACGGGAACTGCTGCACACCACCCCCGGTGAGATCGCGCTGCCGGACGGCTCCGTGCCCGGCCCGGACCAGTTCGTCGGCTACGTACGAGGGCTCCTGGAGCGCCTGCGCACCCGGGGCGCGATCCGGCATGCCTGGCTGGACCCGTGGATCGACCAGGCGGGAGTACGCCGCTGGCCGGTCTGGGGCGGACGCACACCCGGCATGCCCGCCTTCCCGCCCGGGGTGTCGGCTCCGTCCTTCCTGCTGGGCAGCCCCAAGCAGGGCAGCGAGGACTTCGACGTCCTGACCGGACGGCTCGGGTGGTACCAGGACTGGACACGGCGCGCACTGGGCCTGCGGCCCGACGCCGCGAACGATTTCCTCGTGCGCCTGCTGCCTTCGCTTGCCGAGGCCGGCGTCCTGTCGGCGCGCACCGCCCAGGACGGTGCCACACGCGTCTACGGCCTCCAGCCCGGCCACATCCAGGTCCGCAAGCTCTCCGACGACGCCGTGGCCGACGCGACCGCGCGCTGCCCGGTCTGCTCCTGGGAGCAGACCATCGACCCGGAGCTCGCCGACCACTGGCACGCCCAGCCCTGTCCCCGCTACCGTTGCGGAGGACACCTGCGCACCGGGCGAGACATCGAAAGCGGCGTACGCCAAAGGGACTTCACCGACGACTTCTACCGGCGGATGTACCGGGATGCCGGCGTCTTCACCATCAACACCGCCGAGCACACCGGCACCCTCGACAGGCCCAAGCGCGAGGCCGTCGAGAAGGCCTTCCGCGACGGCATCGACGTCCACTACGCCAATCCGCAGGTGCTCTCCTGCACTCCGACCCTCGAACTCGGCATCGACATCGGCGACCTGTCGGCCGTCGTCCTCGCCTCGCTGCCCAAGGGTCCGGCCAACTACGCCCAGCGGGTCGGCCGGGCCGGCCGCTCCACGGGCAACGCCTACCTGCTCACCATGGTCGACCGCGGCCCCCGGGACCGTTACTACCTCGACGACCCGCGGCAGATGATCGCCGGAGACATCCAGCCGCCGGGCTGCTACCTGTCCGCCGTGGAGATCCTGCGCCGCCAGTACCTCGCTCATCTGCTCGACCTGGCCGCCGCCGGGCGGCTGACCCTGCCCGGAGGCGGTGCGGCGGTACCGGTCCTCCCGCTGCCTCACCAGGCCACCCAGCTCTTCGGCCAGAGCGCCTGGCTCTCGGAATTCACGGCGGCCGCTCTGGACGGAGGAGCGCGTCTCGTCGAGGAGTTCCTGGAGCTCTTCCCGCCCCACGACGAGGCACGCGGGACGGGCGTGAGCCCGCAGGCCGCCGACGCGCTGCGCACCTACGCCACGTCGGGCATCGCGGGGAAGCTCGACGAGGCCCGTGAGCAGTGGGAGAGCCGCCGACGCGAAATGCAGCGCCGGGTCGACGCGATCGACAAGGCCCACGGCCTGCTCGTCGCCGGCGACCCCGAGCACGAGCGGCAGGGACGCGAACTGCGCGCCGAACGGCGAGCGGTGACACGTCGCTCGGCCGAGATCAGCCGCGGCACCGCGCACGGTGCCCTCGTGGACCTCGGCCTGCTGCCCAACTACAGCCTGGTCGACACGCCGACCGAGCTGGAGGCCACCCTCAGCTGGACCGAGAAGGGCGAAGGCGGGCCCGACGCATACGAGAGCCGGGTGCTGAGGTACGAGCGGCCTGCGCGCCTCGCCCTGACGGATTTCGCCCCCGGCAACCACTACTACGTCCAGGGCTACAAGCACCGGATCACCGGCGTCGACATCGGCAGCGCCCGCCGCCCGGCGTGGCTGTGGTGGCGGATCTGCCCCGACTGCGGGCACGCGCGCACGCACCAGGCACAGCAGGACTCCAGCGCCTGCCCGCGCTGCGCCTCGCCCGCCATCGGGGACGTCGGCTGCCTGCACCGGGTACTGGTCCCGCACCGGGTCCACTCGCGCGACCAGCGTGACGACGTACGGGTCCGGGACGACTCGGACGAGCGCGAGCGCCGCCACTACACCGTCGTTCCGGCGGTCGACATCCCGCGGGACGCGATCGATCAGGCCTGGAAGCACAAGCAGGCGACTTTCGGCTGGGAGTTCACCCGGCAGGCGGTCATCCGCCACCTCAACGTGGGAGCGAGCCGGGCCGAGAACGGGCCCGACGACGCCTTCGCCGGGCGCCGCGTACGACTCAACCCCTTCTGGGTGTGCGAGTCCTGCGGCTACGCCGACCCGGACGGCGGCCCGGTGGCGGACCACGACGCCCTCGTCCCCGTGAAGGCCTCGAAGTACCACCGGCCGTGGTGCCCCCGGCTGCGCGACGGGCTGTCCGAGAGCGATCCGCAGCAGCAGGGCGTGAAGATCCTGCTCGCCCACGAGCTGCGCACCGAGGCACTGCGCATCCTCATCCCCGCCGTCACCGCACACACCCAGGAGCGGCTGGCCTCCTTCAAGGCCGTCCTGCTGGCCGGTATCGCCCGCAGCTACGGGGGAGACCCCGACCACTTGTCGATCGTCGCCGACTCCATGCCTGACGCGGGCAACATCGACGGCGACACGCGCCGCCACTTCCTCGTGCTGTTCGACACCCTTCCCGGCGGTACGGGGTACCTGGACCGCCTCGCGGGCGGTGACGGCCTGCGCGAGGTGCTCACGCGGGCCCGTCAGGTCATCGAGAGCTGCGTATGCCGGGCCGAGGGCCGGCCGGCGTGCCACCGCTGCCTGTTGCGGTACGTCGCTGACAGCGAATACGAGCTGGTGTCCCGGGAACACGCCCTCGACATGCTGGGCGAACTACTCGGCCAGGCCGGCGAGGCCTGGAGCGCCGAGCCGGTCGGCACTACTCAGGACATCACGCTCGTCCACCAGGTGGAGAGCGAACTGGAAGCGCTCTTCCGTCGCGGGCTGCTGGAATGGGCGGAGAAGGCCGACGAGGTCAGCGTACGGACGGCGATCACGCCGGACGGCGAGCACGACACGACGCTGCGGTTCACCGCACCCGACGGCACGGTCGAGGGCTGGCGGATGGAGACCCAGCCCGATCTCGGCTTCACGCGACCGGATGTCGTCTTCCGCAGCCTCGACGACGAGCGGCGGAGGGTGGCGGTCTACCTCGACGGCTACCGCTACCATGCGAGCCCGGAGTGCAACCGGATCGCGGATGACGCGGTGAAGCGGACCAGGCTGCGGTCCGAGCTCGGATGGCAGGTCTTCCAGCTCACCTGGGACGACGTCCAGGCGTGGACGGGACAGCGCCGGGCGCCCGCCGACCCGGTGTGGATGCCCTACCAGAACACGGCGCAGAAGACGGCCATGGACGTGCACCGCCGGATGCACGGCGGTGACACCCGCGACCTGACGCGGTTCGTCTGGGTCAATCCCGTGGAGACGCTGGTCGGCTACCTGACCACCCCGGAAGCCGATCTCTGGCGACGGCGCGCCCAGAGCGCGCTTGCCGGTTTCGCCGCGGTGTCCGCGACCAGCAGGGCCCTCGCGGACGGCTCCGGAATCGGGGAGAAGATCGGCGAGGCGTTGGGCGGCCGGAGGCTGTCCGGCGGCCAGGGCGCCGTGCAGGTGATGGCCACCAAGGACGCCGGCGGCTGCCCACTGGTGATCGCCCTCGACCTGCGCAAGGGGCAGACAGCCGCCGTCTGGACGGCACTGACCGTGCTCGACGACCGGCCGGCCACCATCGAGGCGGACGAGAAGACACACCGCCGGCGCTGGCAGGCCTGGCTGTACTGGACGAACCTGTTGCAGTTCCTCAACGAGGGCGAGGGCGACGGCGTACAGCTGGCCGGAAGCGCACTGCCCGGCTTTGCACCGATGGAGCTGGCGGTGACGGGCGGCGCCGGCTGGCTCACCTCGCAGCGCCGGGCCCATGAGCCGGCCGGGACCGGTGGGGAGACGGTCGGCGGCGAATCACCGGCCGGCGACGCCGCAGCGGTGGTACGGGATCCGGCCTGGGACGAGGTCATCGCCTACCTGGTCGACGACCCTGGACTGCCGGAGCTCGCCGGGGCGCTGGCCGATCTCGGCGTCCCCGTTCCGCAGGCCGGATTCGAACTGGGAGCCGCGGCCTGGCCGGCCGAACTGGCCTGGCCCGCCCACCGCATCGGCGTCGTCCTGGCCCACCAGCCCGATTCCGACGGCACACCTGACCAGGACGCGCTGGAACGCGACCGGGCCTACGCACAGGCGGGCTGGATGGTGCGACCTGCGACGGCCTGGACGGCAGAGGAGCTGGCGCAGGCCTTGGCCGGCTCACCCGACGGGTCACATCAACAGCCGAACGAGCGCCACGACGAGGAGAACGACCGATGA
- a CDS encoding DUF262 domain-containing protein, which yields MADLEDSGSGRAVGRRKAVGYERYQPPAEDGEFQPDALFLPLDSPLEIGSDGLPTGVELEQSADEEGDPRAAEESDPDGIRAPFRPENIKIETQATTVDLLLSRLREKMIDLAPDFQRRAGIWTDVQQSRLIESLLLRIPISSFHMAQDEDDNWAVVDGIQRLTAIARFMAPEAVGMTPLTLRGLDYLRDFHGHTYEDLTGRLRIRLRETQLVVHIIQQGTPEAVKYNVFSRINTGGMPLKPQEIRHAMVKGPARTFLADLAEDAAFGDATGWSVSNERMADREMVLRFMAFRLSNPFEHTQRDFDQFLVNAMHGINRLTEEDREAHAREFREAMKCATGLFGEHAFRKWKGAKAKSPINKALFEAVAVNLADLSDHERDVLVASRNTVLTGFFELMKDWDFDRSISIATGDPKKVRTRFGEMAKLYRGVVDSA from the coding sequence ATGGCCGATCTGGAGGACAGCGGCAGCGGACGGGCCGTCGGGCGGCGGAAGGCCGTGGGGTACGAGCGCTATCAGCCGCCCGCAGAGGATGGTGAGTTCCAGCCGGACGCGCTCTTCCTGCCCCTGGACAGCCCACTCGAAATCGGCTCCGACGGACTCCCCACCGGAGTCGAGCTGGAGCAGTCCGCCGACGAGGAGGGCGATCCGAGAGCGGCGGAGGAATCCGATCCCGACGGCATCCGCGCCCCGTTCCGGCCCGAGAACATCAAGATCGAGACGCAGGCGACCACCGTCGATCTGCTGCTGTCCCGCCTGCGCGAGAAGATGATCGACCTGGCGCCGGACTTCCAGCGCCGGGCCGGTATCTGGACCGACGTGCAGCAGAGCCGGCTCATCGAGTCCCTCCTACTGCGGATCCCGATCTCCTCCTTCCACATGGCGCAGGACGAGGACGACAACTGGGCCGTCGTGGACGGAATCCAGCGGCTCACCGCCATTGCCCGGTTCATGGCCCCCGAAGCCGTCGGAATGACCCCGCTCACCCTCCGCGGGCTCGACTATCTGCGGGACTTCCACGGCCACACCTACGAGGACCTCACCGGGCGCCTGCGCATCCGGCTCCGCGAGACCCAGCTCGTCGTGCACATCATCCAGCAGGGCACGCCCGAGGCGGTCAAGTACAACGTCTTCTCGCGGATCAACACGGGCGGAATGCCGCTCAAGCCGCAGGAGATCCGGCACGCCATGGTGAAGGGCCCGGCCCGGACCTTCCTGGCCGATCTCGCCGAGGACGCGGCCTTCGGTGACGCCACCGGCTGGAGCGTCTCCAACGAGCGGATGGCCGACCGGGAGATGGTGCTGCGCTTCATGGCCTTCCGGCTGTCCAACCCGTTCGAGCACACGCAGCGGGACTTCGACCAGTTCCTTGTGAACGCCATGCACGGCATCAACCGGCTGACCGAGGAGGACCGCGAGGCGCACGCACGGGAGTTCCGGGAGGCGATGAAATGCGCCACCGGCCTCTTCGGCGAACACGCCTTCCGGAAGTGGAAGGGCGCCAAGGCCAAATCACCCATCAACAAGGCCCTTTTCGAAGCGGTCGCGGTGAATCTCGCCGACTTGAGTGATCATGAGCGTGATGTGCTGGTAGCGTCCCGTAACACGGTCCTCACCGGCTTCTTCGAGCTGATGAAGGACTGGGACTTCGACCGTTCCATCTCCATCGCCACCGGCGACCCGAAGAAGGTACGGACGCGGTTCGGCGAGATGGCGAAGCTCTACCGGGGGGTAGTGGACAGTGCTTGA
- a CDS encoding AAA family ATPase, translated as MLDRLTLANYKAFQHAELPLGPLTLLTGLNSSGKSSVLQALALLHQSYTAGDLDHAGELALEGAVGRLEAPHENGFLLNGELVGLGTGQDVLHEEFTGDEPEITLAVGEGPYRYSWTVGYEPEQNLLPLTAVDLPLTTEGYGSRPSGDAAVFPRYFTAGFQYLHADRISPAEFYPRDHHAVVGRGFLGVRGEHTVNFLRHHARDEVPEGPLRHPKAASALLLDQAAAWMGELCPGVDIEAAAIEGTDSVQLSYGFTGALGASRRRRPTNVGFGLTYALPIVVACLTARPGSLILLENPEAHLHPQGQTRMAALAAAAAAQGAQLIVETHSDHVINGVRLAVKQGRLAPDQVVLHYFRGDGTGVGFVTPRVDEDGLLDQWPEGFFDELENTLDQLLG; from the coding sequence GTGCTTGACCGGCTGACGCTGGCGAACTACAAGGCCTTTCAGCACGCGGAGCTGCCGCTCGGCCCGCTTACGCTGCTGACCGGGCTGAACTCCTCCGGCAAGAGCAGCGTCCTGCAAGCGCTCGCCCTCCTCCACCAGTCGTACACGGCCGGGGATCTCGACCACGCGGGAGAGCTGGCGCTGGAAGGCGCCGTGGGGCGCCTCGAAGCCCCGCACGAGAACGGCTTCCTGCTCAACGGCGAGCTCGTCGGACTCGGCACCGGGCAGGACGTCCTGCACGAGGAATTCACCGGGGACGAGCCGGAGATCACCCTGGCCGTGGGCGAGGGACCGTACCGGTACTCGTGGACGGTCGGGTACGAGCCCGAGCAGAACCTGCTGCCCCTAACCGCGGTGGACCTGCCGCTGACCACCGAGGGGTACGGGAGCCGGCCGAGCGGGGACGCGGCTGTGTTTCCGCGGTACTTCACCGCCGGATTCCAGTACCTGCACGCAGACCGGATCTCACCCGCCGAGTTCTATCCGCGCGACCACCACGCGGTCGTCGGGCGCGGGTTCCTCGGCGTACGCGGCGAGCACACCGTCAACTTCCTGCGCCACCACGCCCGGGACGAGGTGCCCGAGGGGCCGCTGCGCCACCCCAAGGCCGCCTCAGCGCTGCTGCTGGACCAGGCCGCCGCCTGGATGGGCGAGCTGTGCCCGGGGGTGGACATCGAGGCGGCGGCGATCGAGGGCACCGACTCGGTACAGCTGTCGTACGGGTTCACGGGCGCGCTCGGCGCCAGCCGCCGCCGGCGTCCGACGAACGTCGGCTTCGGCCTCACCTACGCCCTGCCGATCGTGGTGGCCTGCCTGACGGCCCGGCCCGGCTCGCTGATCCTGCTGGAGAACCCGGAGGCCCATCTGCACCCGCAGGGGCAGACGCGGATGGCCGCGCTCGCGGCGGCGGCCGCCGCGCAGGGGGCGCAGCTGATCGTGGAGACGCACAGCGACCACGTGATCAACGGGGTGCGGCTCGCGGTCAAGCAGGGGCGGCTGGCACCGGACCAGGTGGTCCTGCACTACTTCCGCGGCGACGGTACGGGAGTCGGCTTCGTCACCCCGCGGGTGGACGAGGACGGACTGCTCGACCAGTGGCCCGAGGGCTTCTTCGACGAGCTGGAGAACACGCTCGACCAGCTGCTCGGCTGA